In the genome of Populus alba chromosome 11, ASM523922v2, whole genome shotgun sequence, one region contains:
- the LOC118029421 gene encoding receptor-like protein kinase BRI1-like 3: protein MKKLWRISSQRQPPKAMIRIFGYVLLLPLLFMPSSSQARELSSQQSSNNEVVGLLAFKKSSVQSDPKNLLANWSPNSATPCSWLGVSCSLGHVTTLNLTKAGLVGTLNLYDLTGALQSLKHLYLQGNSFSATDLSASPSCALETIDLSLNNLSDPLPRNSFLESCIHLSYVNLSHNSISGGTLRFGPSLLQLDLSRNTISDSTWLTYSLSTCQNLNLLNFSDNKLTGKLGSTPSSCKSLSILDLSYNPFSGEIPPTFVADSPPSLKYLDLSHNNFSGSFSSLDFGNCSNLTWLSLSQNRLSGNGFPFSLRNCVLLQTLNLSRNELKFKIPGSLLGSLTNLRQLSLAHNLFYGDIPPELGQACQTLQELDLSANKLTGGLPQTFASCSSMRSLNLGKNLLSGDFLSTVVSKLQSLKYLYVPFNNITGTVPLSLTKCTQLEVLDLSSNAFTGDVPSKLCSSSNPTALQKLLLADNYLSGKVPPELGSCKSLRSIDLSFNNLIGPIPMEVWTLPNLLDLVMWANNLTGEIPDGICVNGGNLETLILNNNLITGSIPQSIGNCTNMIWVSLSSNRLTGEIPAGIGNLVDLAVLQMGNNSLSGKIPPELGKCRSLIWLDLNSNNLTGPLPPELAGQAGLVVPGIVSGKQFAFVRNEGGTSCRGAGGLVEFQGIRPERLENLPMAHSCSTTRIYSGMTVYTFTTNGSMIFLDLAYNSLSGDIPQNFGSMSYLQVLNLGHNKLTGNIPDSFGGLKAIGVLDLSHNDLQGFLPGSLGTLSFLSDLDVSNNNLTGPIPSGGQLTTFPQSRYENNSGLCGVPLPPCSSGDHPQSLNTRRKKQSVEVGMFIGITFFILCVFGLSLALYRVKKYQQKEEQREKYIESLPTSGSSSWKLSGVPEPLSINIATFEKPLRKLTFAHLLEATNGFSADSLIGSGGFGEVYKAQLGDGCVVAIKKLIHVTGQGDREFMAEMETIGKIKHRNLVPLLGYCKIGEERLLVYEYMKWGSLESVLHDRSKGGCSRLDWAARKKIAIGSARGLAFLHHSCIPHIIHRDMKSSNVLLDENFEARVSDFGMARLVNALETHLSVSTLAGTPGYVPPEYYQSFRCTSKGDVYSYGVILLELLSGKKPIDSAEFGDDNNLVGWAKQLYREKRCNEILDPELMTQTSGEAKLYQYLRIAFECLDDRPFRRPTMIQVMAMFKELQVESESDILDGLSLKDASIDEFKEESSS from the coding sequence atgaagaaactcTGGAGGATATCATCACAAAGGCAACCACCCAAAGCCATGATTAGAATATTTGGTTATGTATTGCTGTTGCCGCTGTTATTTATGCCATCATCATCACAAGCCAGAGAGTTGTCTTCACAGCAAAGTAGCAATAATGAAGTTGTGGGGTTATTAGCCTTCAAGAAATCCTCTGTTCAATCTGATCCAAAGAACCTACTAGCCAACTGGTCTCCCAATTCTGCTACTCCATGTTCATGGTTAGGCGTCTCTTGCTCTCTTGGTCATGTCACCACTCTCAACCTCACCAAAGCTGGTCTCGTTGGAACCCTAAACCTCTATGACCTCACTGGGGCCTTGCAATCTCTCAAACATCTTTATTTGCAAGGAAATTCATTCTCTGCCACTGATCTTTCTGCTTCCCCATCCTGTGCTCTTGAGACTATTGACTTGTCTTTAAACAATCTCTCCGACCCTCTTCCAAGAAACTCCTTTTTAGAGTCTTGTATTCATCTCTCTTATGTTAATCTCTCTCACAATTCCATTTCTGGTGGTACCCTTCGATTTGGTCCTTCCTTGCTACAACTCGACCTCTCTCGCAATACTATTTCTGATTCTACCTGGTTGACCTATTCCCTTTCTACCTGCCAGAACTTGAATCTTCTCAACTTCTCTGATAACAAGCTTACTGGAAAACTTGGATCAACTCCCTCGTCTTGCAAGAGTCTATCCATTTTAGACCTATCATACAATCCATTCTCTGGGGAGATACCTCCTACTTTTGTTGCAGACTCTCCACCATCTCTCAAGTATTTGGATCTCTCACACAACAACTTCTCTGGCAGCTTCTCCAGCCTTGATTTTGGGAATTGTAGCAATCTTACTTGGCTCAGTTTGTCACAAAATAGGCTCTCTGGCAATGGATTTCCATTTAGTTTGAGGAACTGTGTGCTTCTGCAGACGCTTAACCTCTCCCGTAACGAGCTCAAATTCAAGATTCCTGGTTCCTTGTTGGGGAGTTTAACAAATTTAAGGCAGCTGTCTCTGGCTCACAATCTGTTTTATGGTGATATTCCTCCCGAGTTGGGACAGGCATGTCAAACTCTACAGGAATTGGATCTATCAGCAAACAAACTCACCGGTGGCTTGCCGCAAACTTTTGCATCGTGTTCTTCTATGCGGAGTCTTAATCTTGGCAAAAATCTGCTCTCAGGGGATTTCCTTAGTACTGTTGTGAGCAAACTTCAAAGTCTGAAATATCTGTATGTTCCATTCAACAACATCACTGGTACTGTGCCTCTGTCTCTTACAAAGTGTACCCAGCTTGAAGTGCTGGACCTCAGTTCTAATGCCTTTACTGGGGATGTTCCTTCTAAATTGTGCTCCTCGTCAAACCCCACCGCGCTGCAAAAGTTACTCCTAGCTGACAATTATCTATCAGGAAAAGTTCCACCAGAGCTTGGAAGCTGCAAGAGCTTGAGGAGCATTGATCTCAGTTTCAACAACCTAATTGGACCAATTCCCATGGAGGTTTGGACCTTGCCAAATCTCTTGGACTTGGTTATGTGGGCAAACAACCTCACTGGTGAGATCCCGGATGGCATCTGTGTTAACGGAGGAAACCTCGAGACTTTGATTCTCAACAACAATCTCATCACAGGAAGCATTCCGCAGTCCATAGGCAATTGCACCAATATGATTTGGGTTTCCCTTTCCAGCAACCGGCTTACCGGAGAAATTCCTGCTGGCATTGGAAATCTAGTTGACCTGGCTGTTCTCCAAATGggtaataattcactttccGGGAAAATACCACCAGAGCTTGGCAAGTGTCGGAGCCTCATTTGGCTTGATTTGAACAGCAACAACCTAACTGGTCCTCTTCCACCTGAGCTTGCAGGCCAAGCTGGTCTAGTTGTTCCTGGAATTGTTTCTGGGAAGCAGTTTGCATTTGTAAGAAATGAGGGCGGGACATCATGCCGAGGAGCTGGGGGATTGGTTGAGTTTCAGGGTATCCGGCCAGAAAGGCTGGAAAATCTTCCTATGGCTCACTCTTGCTCAACAACAAGAATTTACTCTGGCATGACAGTTTATACATTCACCACCAATGGCAGCATGATATTCCTTGATCTTGCCTACAACTCACTGTCAGGAGATATCCCTCAAAATTTTGGTTCAATGAGTTATTTGCAGGTCTTGAACTTGGGGCACAATAAGCTAACCGGAAATATTCCAGACAGTTTTGGAGGTTTGAAAGCAATTGGAGTTCTGGATCTCTCACACAATGATCTTCAAGGATTTCTGCCAGGGTCTTTGGGGACCCTCTCGTTTCTTAGTGATCTTGATGTGTCGAACAACAACCTCACTGGTCCTATCCCTTCTGGGGGGCAGTTGACAACTTTTCCTCAATCCAGGTATGAAAACAATTCTGGTCTTTGCGGTGTGCCATTGCCCCCATGCAGCTCTGGAGACCACCCCCAAAGTCTTAACACTCGGAGAAAGAAGCAATCTGTGGAAGTAGGTATGTTCATTGGCATCACATTTTTCATCTTGTGCGTCTTTGGTCTTTCATTGGCTCTCTATCGAGTGAAGAAGTACCAGCAGAAGGAAGAACAGAGGGAGAAGTACATCGAAAGTCTCCCAACTTCAGGTAGCAGCAGCTGGAAACTTTCAGGTGTCCCCGAGCCTTTGAGCATCAACATTGCCACATTCGAGAAACCTCTACGGAAGCTGACTTTTGCCCATCTACTTGAAGCTACAAATGGTTTCAGTGCTGATAGCTTAATAGGGTCTGGTGGGTTTGGAGAGGTATACAAGGCACAACTAGGAGATGGTTGTGTTGTTGCTATAAAGAAGCTGATTCATGTTACAGGACAGGGTGACAGGGAGTTTATGGCAGAAATGGAAACTATCGGGAAGATCAAGCACCGAAACCTGGTTCCTTTGCTGGGTTATTGCAAAATTGGAGAGGAGAGGCTTCTTGTGTATGAATACATGAAATGGGGGAGTTTAGAGTCTGTTCTTCATGACAGGTCGAAAGGAGGATGCTCAAGGCTTGATTGGGCAGCAAGAAAGAAGATTGCAATAGGGTCAGCAAGAGGCCTTGCTTTCCTTCATCACAGCTGCATACCTCACATTATCCACCGTGACATGAAGTCTAGTAATGTTCTTTTAGATGAAAACTTTGAAGCGCGGGTATCTGATTTTGGAATGGCAAGATTGGTGAACGCCCTAGAAACACATCTTAGTGTGAGTACACTTGCAGGAACTCCAGGTTATGTGCCCCCTGAGTATTATCAGAGCTTTAGATGCACATCAAAAGGGGATGTCTACAGCTATGGTGTCATACTTCTAGAGCTCCTCTCAGGCAAGAAGCCAATAGATTCCGCTGAGTTTGGTGATGATAACAACCTTGTAGGATGGGCAAAGCAGCTATATAGAGAGAAGAGATGCAATGAGATATTAGACCCTGAGTTGATGACACAAACATCTGGAGAAGCCAAATTATACCAGTATTTGAGAATTGCTTTTGAGTGCCTTGATGACAGGCCTTTCAGACGGCCAACCATGATTCAAGTTATGGCAATGTTCAAAGAGCTTCAGGTTGAATCTGAAAGCGATATCCTAGATGGTTTGTCATTGAAAGATGCAAGTATTGATGAATTCAAGGAGGAGTCTAGTTCATGA
- the LOC118029418 gene encoding F-box protein At-B, producing MMDGLPSCLINEEILWKMLDLETLCTVACVSKSLRFSVDTEVIPYLDSLDLSIVSIDEHALYHILSRFKSLNTLTLNCQRLYGSSLLPFLAPQIQQLNLFSCSLLSSSVLNSIGTNCPFLRVLAVEFADHGSPPILFRKNVAYMLNKCQYLERLSLKIKGTEVDASAFQSIEFSLPRSIKFLKLKPMLENNAIHLANRLSVSKSPSSSGFVLQFLSLLLDVITDRLLVAIANSLPLLVELHLEDRPDKEPLPGLDLTNGGLHFLGSCHFLTDLSLKRSRQNYQGSFKRINDMGMFLLSQRCKALESVRLSGFSKVSDAGFASLLHTCQKLKKFEVRNAFLLSDLAFHDLIQAPCTLVEVRLLSCGLITSETVKKLAFSRSLEVLDLCGCKSVADSCLSSISCLQRLTTLNLTGADITDSGLSVIGQGNTPISYLCLRGCKRITDKGISFLLCGGGAIAQTLSSLDLGYMPGISDNGILTIATFGREITELCIRSCFYVTDLAMRALATKRRSQDRSKQLCRVDIFNCVGLSADALKLLRKPLFRGLHWIGIGKTHLISNEDTMITEIQKERPWLTLCLDGCEMQCHDGWQFHSP from the exons ATGATGGATGGTTTGCCGAGCTGTTTGATCAACGAAGAGATATTGTGGAAGATGTTGGATTTGGAGACACTGTGTACAGTGGCTTGTGTCAGCAAATCCCTGCGCTTCTCCGTGGACACCGAGGTCATTCCTTACCTGGATTCTCTCGATCTCTCCATTGTATCAATTGATGAACACGCTCTTTATCACATCCTGAGTCGGTTTAAGAGCCTTAATACACTGACCCTTAATTGCCAACGCCTCTATGGTTCGTCGCTCCTCCCTTTTTTGGCTCCACAAATCCAACAGCTCAATCTTTTTAGCTGCTCTTTACTCTCTTCTTCAGTTCTTAATTCTATAGGAACTAACTGCCCCTTTCTCAG GGTGCTTGCAGTTGAATTCGCAGACCATGGCTCACCTCCTATTTTGTTCAGAAAGAATGTTGCCTACATGCTTAACAAGTGCCAGTATTTGGAG CGTCTCTCTCTAAAGATCAAGGGGACAGAAGTTGATGCGAGTGCTTTCCAGTCAATTGAATTCTCCCTGCCACGAAGTATCAAATTTCTCAAGTTGAAACCGATGCTTGAAAATAATGCAATCCATCTCGCAAACAGACTCAGTGTTTCCAAATCACCATCGTCCTCTGGTTTTGTATTACAGTTCTTGTCACTTCTCTTAGATGTGATAACGGACAGGCTACTTGTCGCTATAGCCAACTCTCTTCCTCTTCTGGTAGAGTTGCATCTTGAAGACAGACCAGATAAGGAACCATTACCTGGCCTCGATTTGACCAATGGCGGGCTTCATTTCTTAGGCTCTTGTCATTTCCTGACTGACCTCTCCCTTAAACGTAGTAGGCAGAACTACCAAGGatcatttaaaagaataaatgatATGGGGATGTTTCTGCTTTCACAGAGGTGCAAGGCTTTAGAATCAGTGAGGCTCAGTGGATTCTCTAAAGTTAGTGATGCTGGCTTTGCATCTTTGCTGCACACCTGCCAGAAGCTAAAGAAATTTGAAGTTCGAAATGCCTTTTTATTGTCAGACTTGGCCTTTCATGATCTCATCCAAGCCCCATGTACCCTAGTTGAAGTGAGACTATTGTCCTGCGGGCTCATAACAAGTGAAACTGTTAAGAAATTGGCCTTTTCTAGGAGCCTGGAGGTGCTTGACCTTTGTGGCTGCAAGAGTGTAGCAGATTCATGCCTCAGCTCCATTTCATGTCTTCAAAGATTAACGACTTTGAATCTCACAGGAGCTGACATTACCGATAGTGGTTTATCAGTTATTGGTCAGGGGAACACACCCATTTCGTATCTGTGTCTTAGAGGCTGTAAGAGGATAACTGACAAAGGAATCTCTTTTTTGCTGTGTGGTGGTGGGGCAATTGCGCAAACATTGTCATCACTGGATTTAGGTTACATGCCAGGAATATCAGATAATGGCATTCTTACTATTGCAACCTTTGGTAGAGAGATCACTGAATTGTGCATTAGGAGTTGCTTTTATGTGACTGATTTGGCTATGCGAGCACTGGCTACAAAGAGAAGGTCACAAGACAGAAGTAAACAACTTTGCCGAGTTGATATTTTCAACTGTGTTGGGCTATCTGCTGATGCACTGAAACTTCTAAGGAAGCCTTTATTTCGTGGACTGCATTGGATTGGTATTGGGAAAACTCATTTAATAAGTAACGAAGACACCATGATTACTGAAATTCAGAAGGAACGCCCATGGCTGACTTTGTGTTTGGATGGATGTGAAATGCAATGTCATGATGGATGGCAGTTCCATTCTCCCTAA
- the LOC118029420 gene encoding putative 4-hydroxy-4-methyl-2-oxoglutarate aldolase 3, whose amino-acid sequence MAFITTAEACDSNVPLLASGDLRVLPPIFKIYGQSRAFSGPVATLKVFEDNVLVRELLETEGEGRVLVVDGGGSMRCALVGGNLGQLAQTMGWAGILVNGCIRDVDEINGCDIGVRALGSHPTKSYKKGVGEKHVAVHIGGTLICDGEWLYADSDGILISKCELSL is encoded by the coding sequence ATGGCTTTCATCACAACTGCTGAAGCCTGTGACTCCAACGTACCACTCTTGGCATCGGGTGACTTGCGAGTTCTGCCCCCCATTTTCAAGATATATGGCCAGAGCCGGGCATTCTCGGGCCCCGTTGCCACTCTTAAGGTGTTCGAGGACAACGTGTTGGTGAGGGAGCTTCTTGAAACCGAAGGTGAAGGAAGGGTTCTTGTTGTTGATGGAGGGGGGAGCATGAGGTGTGCTTTGGTCGGAGGGAACCTGGGGCAGCTGGCTCAGACAATGGGGTGGGCTGGGATTCTAGTCAATGGCTGCATAAGAGATGTAGATGAGATCAATGGGTGTGATATAGGGGTCAGGGCCTTGGGATCGCATCCTACGAAATCCTACAAAAAGGGCGTTGGTGAGAAGCATGTGGCGGTTCACATTGGAGGGACCTTGATTTGTGACGGGGAATGGCTGTATGCTGACAGTGATGGCATTCTCATATCAAAATGCGAACTGTCTCTTTGA